Proteins found in one Sardina pilchardus chromosome 3, fSarPil1.1, whole genome shotgun sequence genomic segment:
- the LOC134077443 gene encoding uncharacterized protein LOC134077443 has translation MDTHKSHETISVVESADKQRLLGVAQKKSLESVQRTEMQAQDLKKATDSLKESAQTCVADCERVFGELIGSAERMCSEVTDVIRAQEEAELRRAAALLDKLDNESRERKERAAEMDKLSDTDDHINFIQSFQPLCGPALSEDPSSMAINTHCSFGDLRESISDLQKQLQEFCKQTMEKIDRVSPHKTDDEKGWRGKDKLPREHASEGETAPCRNEPQWRRQKSEEQAPRHQTPSTSWRRRAASEEPARQDPGWAPPLWRRQGSGWRTREASPGDRGRRRSRTQDSWGQQPHWREWKGEGSSLRQ, from the exons ATGGACACCCATAAGAGTCATGAAACCATCTCAGTTGTGGAAAGTGCTGACAAGCAG AGGCTGCTGGGTGTGGCCCAGAAGAAGTCCCTGGAGAGTGTCCAGAGGACAGAGATGCAAGCGCAGGACCTAAAGAAGGCCACAGACTCTCTCAAG GAGTCGGCCCAGACGTGTGTGGCGGACTGCGAGCGAGTGTTTGGAGAGCTGATTGGCTCAGCTGAGAGGATGTGCTCCGAGGTGACGGATGTGATCAGGGCTCAGGAGGAGGCTGAACTCCGGCGCGCCGCGGCCCTGCTGGACAAACTGGACAACGAGAGCcgtgagaggaaggagagggctGCAGAGATGGACAAGCTCTCGGACACCGATGACCACATCAACTTTATTCAG AGTTTTCAGCCTCTGTGTGGCCCAGCTTTATCTGAGGATCCATCCAGCATGGCTATTAATACACACTGCTcttttggagacttgagagAATCCATCTCTGACCTGCAAAAGCAACTACAGGAGTTCTGCAAGCAGACGATGGAAAAGATAG ACCGTGTATCTCCACACAAAACAGATGATGAAAAAGGCTGGCGGGGCAAAGACAAGTTGCCGAGGGAGCATGCAAGTGAAGGGGAGACGGCGCCGTGTCGCAACGAGCCACAGTGGAGGCGTCAAAAGTCCGAGGAGCAGGCGCCCAGGCACCAGACGCCCTCCACATCATGGAGGAGGCGTGCGGCCTCAGAGGAGCCAGCGAGGCAAGACCCAGGATGGGCACCGCCGCTGTGGAGGAGACAAGGGTCTGGGTGGAGGACGCGAGAGGCCAGCCCAGGGGACAGGGGGCGGAGGAGGTCAAGAACGCAAGACAGCTGGGGGCAGCAGCCTCATTGGAGAGAGTGGAAAGGAGAGGGCTCATCATTGAGACAGTGA
- the si:busm1-163l24.3 gene encoding uncharacterized protein si:busm1-163l24.3: MAGLGRGLHVVGLPSDVERDRLIDKLLIHFLRPSNGGGEVLSVTVSKGRPQSALVTFEDRKVALSVLHHHPHILELDGQRHELSVSLAGAQSANPDMVILTMSVTVDCHQLPLGKKALTSMQRQFPDLHISFPSPEENRCSLSGPYSQMQPAVAHILELHEHSRGENPRPEEENGFGPTASQSEQMWPGSNGPSSLLALGALGSFAGQEVENLGAEGGALGLSLPRSARCPVKLEEELKCDAEVEDLSMIMDSDLFQYLQRCKEYQQILRDYNVEVVDETSHGLTTLFFQTRSKVTEESGVPGRTLKRLARAQKELRQLQQQQEASLRRAQLTKSTLNTTRGGLSAAMENVQSLLPKLLLTQDDENVYIVGESSDVSQAKQFLTQGYHLRKEDVVTSTQSPSHSPLHTLSSASSPSDAGQGEWFDSKPTVEDPRMGKMLRTSGGDRKMEYKLAARFKSSGVTLGGLGPKPGDMSDLKDQRDLDLQRPSTKNEPLLASGNLLVGRDRLLSGGAGIDFTALHISPPERTGGDILFRGTDPQTTAAMFVPMSTKISTRTATSFSSLPLQTPLDVKTLHPPGPPPGSSGSSGLKRASSFSGRTRVKQEEAKLEAAQATSSTTRTRPRSNSITRVHSAEVIVPQLMWSHMKEAYHTRLDDMMSDLQMSESQSGADSGVKVVLKGAESRVVVTCQRELQKLVSMVTSDFSVMELRLSDLGVVEGDEVFEACCADVRSRFSKVSQRKVRGSLYLIGPKLLCSQVDAMLREVFSGGPGQKAPSQSFLKQPVSSKDGLDPDHTQRGSSSSDTEKNTNRKKDLQKGERLPSEPTESTHRRKGNTSEPTAGGLSLPIAKKEPVTREKVERAGTSGRKSKTYTSPSPSADTGQGAVARRFDEKPPSLPATLSKEQEFVKQTNLHPSPTVTTCICGESSSQLAGMACGLNLCRRCMSHHGHCQLCSNKGTERSLPNKSQDQNKNQDQALAGRLRGQSVPGIRGTMSCVELPFSLSGHARDTTAKITYAISDGIQDEGHPCPGSPFQGGVFEAYLPLSPRGRGFLPLLERAFRQGLTFTISMGNTTDDRMAKVVWHNIPHKTKMEGGKSGNGYPDSSYLSRLSEALKAHGIEDVPVTMTQDKAKP; this comes from the exons ATGGCAGGCTTGGGCCGGGGGTTACACGTCGTGGGCCTGCCCAGTGACGTTGAGCGTGACCGTCTCATCGACAAACTCCTGATACACTTCCTCCGCCCCAGCAATGGGGGAGGTGAGGTGCTGTCTGTCACTGTCAGCAAAGGCAGGCCGCAATCTGCCCTCGTCACCTTTGAGGATAGaaaag TGGCACTGAGcgtgctccaccaccacccccacattCTGGAGTTGGATGGCCAGAGGCACGAACTTTCTGTCAGTTTAGCCGGTGCACAATCTGCCAACCCGGACATG GTTATTTTGACAATGTCAGTGACTGTAGATTGCCATCAGCTACCACTGGGTAAGAAGGCACTCACTAGCATGCAGCGCCAATTCCCAGATCTCCACATCAGCTTCCCCTCCCCAGAGGAGAACCGTTGCTCATTAAGTGGACCGTACTCTCAGATGCAGCCTGCTGTGGCCCACATCCTCGAGTTACATGAGCACAGTCGGGGCGAGAATCCAAGGCCAGAGGAGGAGAATGGGTTTGGTCCTACAGCATCACAGTCGGAGCAGATGTGGCCGGGGTCAAACGGACCTTCCAGCCTACTCGCACTGGGAGCTTTGGGTTCGTTTGCAGGGCAGGAAGTAGAGAACTTGGGTGCCGAAGGAGGTGCCTTGGGTCTAAGCCTACCCAGAAGTGCCCGGTGCCCGGTGAAGCTGGAGGAGGAGTTGAAATGCGATGCAGAGGTGGAGGATCTCTCCATGATTATGGACTCTGATTTGTTCCAATACCTGCAGAGGTGTAAGGAGTATCAGCAAATCCTCAGGGATTACAACGTGGAGGTGGTGGATGAGACCTCACACGGTCTCACCACTCTCTTCTTTCAgaccaggtcaaaggtcacagaaGAGTCTGGGGTTCCAGGACGCACACTAAAACGCCTGGCGCGTGCCCAGAAAGAGCTAcggcagctccagcagcagcaggaggcgtCCTTGCGTAGGGCTCAGTTGACTAAAAGCACCCTCAATACTACGCGAGGAGGACTCAGTGCAGCCATGGAGAATGTTCAGTCCTTGCTGCCCAAGCTCCTGCTAACTCAAGATGATGAAAATGTGTATATTGTTGGAGAGAGTAGTGACGTGTCTCAGGCCAAACAGTTTTTAACACAGGGCTATCACCTGAGAAAGGAGGACGTGGTCACATCTACTCAATCACCCTCACATTCTCCATTGCACACTCTTTCATCAGCCTCTAGCCCCTCTGATGCAGGCCAAGGGGAATGGTTTGACTCCAAACCCACAGTGGAGGATCCTAGGATGGGCAAGATGCTTCGCACCTCTGGAGGGGATCGCAAGATGGAGTACAAGCTGGCAGCTCGATTTAAGAGCTCTGGAGTAACGTTAGGGGGGCTGGGGCCTAAGCCTGGAGACATGAGTGACCTGAAAGATCAAAGAGACTTAGATTTGCAGAGGCCCTCTACTAAAAATGAGCCACTATTGGCATCAGGAAACCTGTTAGTTGGTAGAGACAGGCTCTTGTCTGGAGGGGCTGGGATTGATTTTACAGCACTCCACATTTCGCCACCTGAACGCACTGGAGGGGATATTCTGTTCAGAGGCACGGATCCCCAGACCACTGCAGCCATGTTCGTGCCCATGTCCACGAAAATATCCACTCGTACAGCCACCTCATTCTCATCCCTTCCACTTCAAACTCCTTTAGATGTGAAGACACTTCATCCGCCTGGTCCTCCGCCTGGGTCTTCAGGATCTTCTGGTCTAAAGAGAGCCAGCAGTTTCTCGGGCAGGACCCGAGTGAAGCAGGAGGAGGCGAAGCTAGAGGCTGCGCAGGCAACGAGCTCCACCACCCGCACCAGACCCAGATCCAACAGCATCACCAGGGTTCACTCGGCCGAGGTCATAGTGCCACAGCTGATGTGGTCCCACATGAAGGAGGCATACCACACGCGCCTGGATGATATGATGTCCGACTTGCAGATGTCAGAAAGCCAGTCAGGAGCAGACTCTGGTGTTAAGGTGGTTCTGAAGGGAGCGGAGTCAAGAGTGGTAGTCACCTGCCAGCGTGAGCTTCAGAAACTTGTTTCCATGGTGACATCGGACTTCAGCGTTATGGAGTTGCGGTTGTCCGATCTGGGCGTTGTCGAGGGGGACGAGGTGTTTGAAGCTTGCTGCGCGGATGTACGTTCGCGATTCAGCAAGGTTAGCCAACGAAAGGTCAGAGGAAGCCTCTACCTGATTGGTCCAAAGCTCCTATGTTCACAGGTGGATGCAATGCTGCGCGAAGTGTTTTCTGGAGGGCCTGGGCAAAAGGCCCCCTCTCAATCCTTCCTTAAACAGCCAGTCTCTTCAAAAGATGGCTTGGACCCCGACCACACCCAAAGAGGTTCCAGCAGCAGtgacacagaaaaaaatacaaacaggAAGAAAGACctacagaaaggagagagactcCCCTCAGAACCTACAGAAAGCACCCACAGACGGAAAGGCAATACATCAGAGCCCACAGCTGGAGGGCTTAGCCTGCCAATAGCAAAGAAAGAGCCTGTCACCAGAGAGAAGGTTGAAAGGGCAGGGACCTCAGGCAGGAAAAGCAAGACGTACACATCTCCAAGCCCATCGGCTGACACAGGCCAAGGAGCAGTGGCACGGAGGTTTGATGAAAAGCCACCCTCCTTGCCCGCTACGTTGTCCAAAGAACAAGAATTTGTCAAACAGACTAACCTTCATCCCAGTCCGACAGTGACCACATGCATTTGTGGGGAGAGTTCTTCACAGTTGGCAGGCATGGCATGTGGGTTGAATTTGTGTCGTCGGTGCATGTCTCACCATGGCCACTGCCAGCTCTGCTCTAATAAAGGGACAGAGCGGTCACTTCCAAATAAGAGCCAAGACCAGAACAAAAACCAGGACCAAGCCTTGGCTGGCCGTTTACGGGGACAGTCTGTACCGGGTATCCGTGGCACCATGAGCTGTGTGGAGCTTCCTTTCAGCCTGTCCGGCCATGCCAGAGACACCACAGCCAAGATCACCTATGCCATTTCTGATGGCATTCAAGAT GAGGGACATCCCTGTCCAGGGTCACCGTTCCAAGGGGGAGTTTTTGAGGCCTATCTGCCTCTCAGTCCAAGAGGTAGGGGCTTCCTGCCACTCCTTGAGAGGGCTTTTCGGCAGGGTCTCACATTTACCATTTCCATGGGCAACACCACTGATGACAGGATGGCCAAGGTTGTGTGGCACAACATTCCCCACAAGACGAAAATGGAGGGTGGTAAAAGTGG aaatGGCTATCCAGACTCCAGTTACCTGAGTCGTCTGTCAGAGGCCCTGAAGGCTCATGGAATTGAAGACGTGCCAGTAACAATGACTCAGGACAAAGCCAAACCATGA
- the phb gene encoding prohibitin, which translates to MAKLFESIGKLGVALAVGGGVVNSALFNVDAGHRAVIFDRFRGVQDAVVGEGTHFLIPWVQKPIVFDCRSRPRNVPVITGSKDLQNVNITLRILFRPIANQLPRIFTSIGEDYDERVLPSITTEVLKAVVARFDAGELITQRELVSRQVSEDLTERCSTFGLILDDVSLTHLTFGKEFTEAVEMKQVAQQEAERARFVVEKAEQQKQAAIISAAGDSQAALLIANSLATAGDGLVELRKLEAAEDIAFQLSRSRNVTYLPSNQGTLLQLPQ; encoded by the exons ATGGCCAAATTGTTTGAGTCCATTGGAAAATTGGGGGTTGCCCTGGCTGTTGGTGGAGGTGTGGTGAACTCTGCCCTTTTTAATG tggATGCAGGTCACAGGGCCGTGATCTTTGACCGGTTTCGGGGGGTGCAGGATGCCGTAGTTGGGGAGGGGACACACTTCCTAATCCCCTGGGTTCAGAAACCAATAGTCTTCGACTGCAGGTCCCGTCCCCGTAACGTGCCAGTCATTACTGGAAGTAAAG ACTTGCAGAATGTGAACATCACCCTAAGGATTCTGTTCCGGCCCATTGCTAACCAGCTCCCACGCATCTTCACCAGCATTGGCGAGGACTACGATGAGCGTGTGCTTCCCTCCATCACCACCGAAGTGCTGAAAGCAGTAGTG gccCGGTTTGACGCAGGAGAGCtgatcacacagagagagttggTGTCCAGGCAAGTCAGTGAAGACCTGACTGAGCGTTGCTCCACATTTGGCCTTATTCTCGATGATGTCTCCCTG ACACACTTGACCTTTGGTAAGGAGTTTACGGAGGCTGTGGAGATGAAGCAGGTGGCACAGCAGGAAGCAGAGAGGGCCCGGTTTGTTGTGGAGAAG GCGGAGCAGCAGAAACAGGCAGCCATCATCTCAGCGGCAGGAGACTCCCAGGCTGCCCTGCTTATCGCCAACTCACTGGCCACGGCCGGCGACGGCCTGGTGGAGCTCCGTAAGCTGGAGGCGGCAGAGGACATCGCCTTCCAGCTCAGCCGCTCCCGCAACGTCACCTACCTGCCCTCCAACCAGGGCACACTACTGCAACTGCCCCAGTGA
- the si:busm1-163l24.4 gene encoding E3 ubiquitin/ISG15 ligase TRIM25, which produces MADGILEDQDPFSCPICLDPLEDPVTIPCGHSYCMDCIKDCWGQEDHKGVYSCPQCRQTFESRPVLNKNTMFAEVVERLKRTSLRAAPLGHCYAGPGDVVCDVCTDRKQKAIKTCLVCVASYCETHFRLHDSLHPGQRHKVIQPNEHQVKFCSRHGKRLDAYCRSDQNFICHLCATDEHRGHNVVLADQSLVAPGGHRKDTHSTNNHGNSGHKSGHRNGHIHPHGKAGHHTGGRVKTGHGSSGHKRRKHGSGHGKSEHKSDAHGSWHRRSHHDKGAQTGH; this is translated from the coding sequence ATGGCGGATGGAATTCTGGAGGACCAGGACCCCTTCAGCTGCCCAATCTGCTTGGATCCACTGGAGGACCCAGTGACCATTCCCTGTGGACACAGCTACTGCATGGACTGCATCAAGGACTGCTGGGGCCAGGAGGACCACAAAGGGgtctacagctgcccccagtgcagGCAGACCTTCGAGTCCAGGCCCGTCCTCAACAAGAACACCATGTTCGCTGAGGTGGTGGAGAGGCTGAAGAGGACCAGCCTGCGGGCCGCCCCTCTCGGCCACTGTTACGCCGGACCAGGGGACGTGGTCTGCGACGTCTGCACTGACCGCAAGCAGAAGGCCATCAAAACGTGCCTGGTGTGCGTTGCCTCGTACTGCGAGACACACTTCAGGCTCCACGACAGCCTCCACCCAGGGCAGAGGCACAAGGTGATCCAACCCAACGAGCACCAGGTGAAGTTCTGCTCACGCCATGGGAAGAGACTGGACGCGTACTGCCGCTCTGACCAGAACTTCATCTGCCATCTCTGCGCAACGGATGAACACAGAGGGCACAATGTAGTGTTGGCCGACCAGTCTTTGGTAGCACCCGGTGGGCACAGAAAGGACACTCACTCGACTAATAATCATGGGAACAGTGGGCACAAGAGTGGACACAGAAATGGGCATATCCATCCGCATGGGAAGGCTGGGCATCATACTGGTGGGCGTGTAAAAACTGGGCATGGGAGCAGCGGGCACAAGAGGAGGAAGCACGGCAGCGGGCACGGAAAAAGTGAACATAAGTCAGATGCACATGGGAGCTGGCACCGGAGGAGCCATCATGACAAGGGTGCGCAGACTGGGCACTAG